In Actinoplanes lobatus, the DNA window GATGAACCCGGTCCGGGCCACCAGCGAGACCACGATCCCGAAGAGCAGCACCTTCTGCTGGTCCGCCCGGGGCACCTTGAAACTGCCCAGCAGCAGTAGGAAGACGAACAGGTTGTCGACCGAGAGCGCCTCCTCGGTGACGTATCCCGCGAAGTACTCGGCGCCCATCGTGGAACCGCCGAACACCCAGACCCCGACCCCGAACAGAATGGCGATGGAGACGTAGACGGAGGTCCACAGGGCGGCCTCGCGCAGCCGGGGCACATGCGCCTTGCGGACGTGGAAGAAGAAGTCGAACAGCAGGAGACCGACGATTCCGAGGACGGTCAGAACCCACACCACGCCGGACACCTGCTGCATCCACCCATCCTAGAGTCGATCGTCGTCCGTCACTGCGGCTCGCAACTGTGACGGGGTCAGGAAGAGAACCCCGTCCAGATTCGCGCCGCGCAGATCCGTACCCCGCATGTCGGCTCCGGTGAAATCGGCCCGGCGCAGGTCGGCGTCGCGCAGATCGGCGCCGATGAGAAGCGCGCCGCGGAAACTGGCGCCACGCAGATCGGCGCCGCGCATGCGGCGGCCGATCAGGCGGGCGCCGCTGTGGTCCGGCCCTCTGCGGCCCGCCCGGGCCATCTCACTCGCTCTGCGCAGAAGCGGGACAACCTTTCCCCGGTACGCGTCCACGTCCATTTCTCGTAGTTCGGCCGGCGACCGGCCCGCCATGGCATCGGTCTCGTCGAGAGCGGCGCGCAGCCCGGGGTGCAGCTTCCGCGTCTCGGCCAGTTCCAGCGCCTCGGTGAGGTACCACATCAATTCGTGCAGCTGACGCATCACCGGCAGCACCGCGAACATGTCCCCGGCGATCTTCGGGGTGGACCGCCAGTCCCGCCCGCCGAACGTCTCCTGGGTGATGCGCTGACCCGCGCCGAAGCAGTCGAACACCACGCAGCCGTGGAAGCCGCGCGGTTCCAGCCGTTCGTGAATCGTGCAGCGGAAGTCGGCGCCCAGGTTGCGGCAGGGCTGACCGGCCGGCTTGTCGACGGCGAAATCCGAGGAGCGGGCGAAGGCCGGGGCGACGCAACAGAGCGCAGCGCACCGCGCACAATCAGCAGTCAAGTCAGTCATTTCATCCGATTCATAGAACTGCGGGTTTCGCGCACCGGACAGTTATCGGCGAAAACGGGCGGCTGACTGAAATCGCCCAATATCACCGCGGCCGGTACCTGCGTCACTTTACCGACAGGGGTTCATCGGGCCGTTTACCTGCGCTTTTGATCACTGAGTGCCTTGAGGGACCACATGCGGGTAGCACCAGCGGGTAGGGTGCCCAGGCGGGATGAACGATAACCATGCGCATCGATTCTCGATAGCGTCAACGTTCAATGCCGGAGCGGGCGCTCTGGGTGCTGCCCTCACCACGGAGGATCTCTAAAGACATGCAAAGACGACCGAAAACGATTCTCGGCAGCGTCGCCGCCGGTGCACTGGCCGCCACCGCGGCGGTGTTCGGCGTCAGCCCGGCGTCGGCGGCGACCGCGCCGACCTTCGACATCGTCCCGCTGCGGACCGGGTACGGACCGGTCGAACTCACCGGCTCGGCCGAGGCCAACGACACGGTCACCCTCTACGAGTGGGCCTACGTGTACAGCGAAGGCTGGGGCCAGGCGGAGCTCTCCCAGCACACCGCCAACGACTACGACCAGCCGCGGAACGAGGACGGGA includes these proteins:
- a CDS encoding pentapeptide repeat-containing protein, producing MTDLTADCARCAALCCVAPAFARSSDFAVDKPAGQPCRNLGADFRCTIHERLEPRGFHGCVVFDCFGAGQRITQETFGGRDWRSTPKIAGDMFAVLPVMRQLHELMWYLTEALELAETRKLHPGLRAALDETDAMAGRSPAELREMDVDAYRGKVVPLLRRASEMARAGRRGPDHSGARLIGRRMRGADLRGASFRGALLIGADLRDADLRRADFTGADMRGTDLRGANLDGVLFLTPSQLRAAVTDDDRL